The Hippoglossus hippoglossus isolate fHipHip1 chromosome 19, fHipHip1.pri, whole genome shotgun sequence genome has a segment encoding these proteins:
- the LOC117753053 gene encoding glutamate receptor ionotropic, NMDA 2C-like: MAIPPPSPWSPLFLLLLFLLLLISSPLPLQARPLLLHPSINVAVVFSGSSYQNEVRGRLSGENFVDLPVVVSPVTVLVNDTNPRDLLTRLCDTMTTEKLHGVVFEDDVGSGAGVQVAEVAQILDFLSTQTALPIVGISGGSAVVIPYKAEGSSFLQMGASLEQQILCMFKLMEEYDWGEFAVITSLMPGYDTFVDIVEAYTDTSYFLWNLQDILTLEMSVGSNDARTKRMLQQVDSQVLMAYCSHDEAQYLFSQAAEVGLLGPGYIWILPSSAVGNPDSPPPVSFPIGVIGVITDQWRKSLRQRVREGVAIVAKGAESFKNQYGFIPEGHGDCSKPAKHSNNHTLFRHMLNVTWERRDLSFNNQGFLSHPSMIIIALDRERLWDKVGTYSRGILQVRYPVWPRYGSFLEQVSDDRHLTVATLEEHPFVMVENVDPGTGTCVRNTVPCRRQSNRTESIIGHSESYTKLCCKGFCIDILKKLSRTIKFSYDLYLVTNGKHGKLVRGTWNGMIGEVVYRRADMAIGSLTINEERSEIIDFSVPFVETGISVMVARSNGTVSPSAFLEPYSPAVWVMMFVMCLTVVAVTVFVFEYLSPVGYNRSLVSAKDPGGPTFTIGKSVWLLWGIVFNNSVPIENPKGTTSKIMVLVWAFFAVIFLASYTANLAAFMIQEQYIDTVSGLSDKKFQKPHEHYPPFRFGTVPNGSTERNIRSNYPDMHMHMMKYNQKGVEEALESLKTGKLDAFIYDAAVLNYMAGKDEGCKLVTIGSGKVFATTGYGIALQKDSRWKRLIDLALLQFLGDGDTQRLETVWLSGICQNEKNEVMSSKLDIDNMAGVFYMLLVAMGLSLLVFAWEHLLYWKLRHSLHKSHKLDCLLGISRGIYSCFNGVEEPGRSSGLAKPDLTSNYAQANMLKMLRTAKDLVSTANVESSLDNATKTIEHLTRHGGSLPVRVPQIATEAVPGGFAYITENHSSLPQRSLTPPLVAVTSLKQQRSMRPTPLRYTLPTRSTSCLYDRPLPVSSLSSPHLAVGEPLPHQHPHHYQTTGRLYVDSHSPFVPYGDLQLPDIYASHPVASPQNQHLPAGLSRRKRRSKSFQCEEGELERRKHRDQEMNNQSPVCLSELKANHLQENHISAPSVESIYSGEVVGPRVENYGSWPPEDLMLRGRRRHRRPSFLKATWGSEQIRQLDESQSSLSSQSPSTLPDLFPCILTPTTPAKAYNPAHLRNNLCLSRNQAYLHIREDQRRPNGRKGQRLRYSHSTHLPTYGEAVRHGTGFGRGMVRRATSLLSRQYAHYLNSYPGLPLYHGPLDLQHHSQASSNPSPVCQLLACGGGGRCGGQRALLYQDSVYGGYGVYQGSQTGLEAQGCQGAGGQPAGSPCVLRPWRRVSSLESEV, translated from the exons ATGGCCatacctcctccctctccttggtctccgctcttcctcctcctcctcttcctcctgctcctcatctcctccccGCTCCCCCTGCAGGCCcggcctctcctcctccacccgtCCATCAACGTGGCGGTGGTCTTCAGCGGCTCCAGCTACCAGAATGAGGTCAGGGGTCGTCTCAGCGGGGAGAACTTCGTGGACCTGCCCGTGGTGGTCAGCCCCGTGACGGTGTTGGTCAACGACACCAACCCCCGCGACCTGCTGACGCGCCTGTGTGATACCATGACGACAGAGAAGCTGCACGGCGTGGTGTTTGAGGACGACGTGGGCTCCGGTGCCGGAGTTCAG GTGGCAGAAGTGGCCCAGATCCTGGACTTCCTCTCCACTCAGACAGCTCTGCCAATCGTGGGCATCAGCGGTGGCTCTGCAGTTGTCATACCATACAAG GCAGAGGGCTCCTCCTTCCTGCAGATGGGAGCGTCTCTGGAGCAGCAGATCCTCTGCATGTTCAAg CTCATGGAGGAGTACGACTGGGGCGAGTTTGCGGTGATCACCAGCCTGATGCCGGGATACGACACCTTTGTGGATATAGTGGAGGCCTACACAGATACGTCCTATTTCCTGTGGAACCTACAGGATATATTGACTCTGGAAATGTCTGTTGGGTCGAATGATGCGAGGACAAAGCGCATGCTGCAGCAG GTGGACTCTCAGGTCCTGATGGCGTATTGCTCCCACGACGAGGCTCAGTATCTGTTCAGTCAGGCAGCAGAGGTGGGCCTGCTGGGGCCGGGCTACATCTGGATCCTCCCCAGTTCGGCCGTGGGCAACCCCGACAGCCCTCCACCTGTCAGCTTCCCCATCGGCGTCATCGGCGTGATAACGGACCAGTGGAGGAAGAGCTTGCGgcagagggtgagggagggagtcGCCATCGTAGCCAAAGGGGCCGAAAGCTTCAAGAATCAGTACGGTTTCATTCCTGAGGGACATGGGGACTGCAGCAAGCCAGCGAAGCACTCCAACAACCACACTCTGTTCAG GCACATGCTGAATGTGACGTGGGAAAGGAGAGATCTGTCCTTCAACAACCAGGGCTTCCTGTCCCACCCCTCCATGATCATCATCGCCCTGGACAGGGAGAGACTCTGGGACAAG GTGGGCACATACTCTCGGGGGATCCTCCAGGTCCGCTATCCTGTCTGGCCTCGGTACGGCAGCTTCCTGGAGCAGGTGTCCGACGACCGTCACCTGACCGTGGCGACACTGGAGGAGCATCCCTTCGTCATGGTGGAGAACGTGGACCCGGGCACCGGCACGTGCGTCCGCAACACGGTGCCCTGCAGGCGCCAATCCAACCGCACAGAGAG TATTATCGGCCACTCGGAGTCCTACACCAAACTGTGCTGTAAGGGCTTCTGCATAGACATCCTGAAGAAACTGTCCCGCACCATCAAGTTCTCCTACGACCTCTACCTGGTCACCAACGGAAAACACGGCAAGCTGGTGCGTGGGACCTGGAACGGCATGATCGGGGAG GTTGTGTACAGACGAGCCGACATGGCCATCGGCTCCCTCACCATCAACGAGGAGCGCTCGGAAATCATCGACTTCTCCGTGCCGTTCGTTGAGACGGGCATCAGCGTCATGGTCGCCCGCAGCAACGGGACGGTTTCTCCATCTGCCTTTCTgg AGCCCTACAGCCCAGCAGTGTGGGTCATGATGTTCGTGATGTGCCTGACCGTTGTGGCGGTGACGGTTTTCGTGTTCGAGTACCTCAGCCCAGTTGGCTACAATCGCAGTTTGGTGAGCGCCAAAG ATCCTGGAGGTCCAACCTTCACCATTGGGAAATCCGTGTGGCTCCTGTGGGGCATCGTCTTCAACAACTCGGTCCCCATCGAAAACCCCAAAGGGACCACCAGTAAGATCATGGTCCTGGTGTGGGCCTTCTTCGCCGTCATCTTCCTGGCGTCCTACACCGCCAACCTGGCTGCCTTCATGATCCAGGAGCAATATATCGACACGGTGTCCGGCCTCTCAGACAAGAAG TTCCAGAAACCACACGAGCATTACCCTCCTTTTCGCTTCGGGACGGTCCCCAACGGGAGCACGGAGAGGAACATCCGCAGCAACTATCCcgacatgcacatgcacatgatGAAGTACAACCAGAAGGGGGTGGAAGAAGCACTAGAAAGCCTCAAAACCGG GAAGCTGGACGCCTTCATCTACGACGCTGCCGTTCTGAACTACATGGCCGGGAAGGACGAGGGCTGCAAGCTGGTGACCATCGGCAGCGGCAAGGTGTTCGCCACCACGGGATACGGCATCGCCCTGCAGAAGGACTCCCGCTGGAAACGGCTCATTGACCTGGCGCTGCTCCAGTTCCTCGGCGATG GAGACACCCAGCGCTTGGAGACGGTGTGGCTATCGGGCATCTGCCAGAACGAGAAGAACGAGGTGATGAGCAGCAAGCTGGACATCGACAACATGGCGGGCGTCTTCTACATGCTGCTGGTGGCCATGGGCCTCAGCCTGCTGGTGTTCGCCTGGGAACACCTGCTCTACTGGAAACTGAGACACTCCCTCCACAAGTCTCACAAGCTTGACTGCCTGTTGGGCATCAGCAGG ggTATTTACAGTTGTTTCAACGGAGTGGAGGAGCCGGGGCGTTCTTCCGGTTTGGCCAAACCTGACCTGACCTCCAACTACGCTCAAGCAAACATGCTGAAGATGCTTCGTACTGCCAAAGATCTGGTCTCCACTGCCAATGTTGAGAGCTCCCTGGACAACGCCACCAAGACGATAGAACACTTGACCCGTCATGGCGGCAGCTTGCCTGTTCGTGTGCCGCAGATTGCCACTGAGGCCGTACCTGGAGGATTTGCGTATATAACTGAGAATCACTCCTCCCTCCCGCAGCGCTCGCTGACCCCACCTCTGGTAGCTGTTACCtctctgaagcagcagaggagcatGAGGCCCACGCCGCTCCGCTACACACTCCCGACTCGCTCTACTTCCTGTCTGTATGACCGTCCACTTCCTGTATCCAGCCTCAGCAGCCCCCACCTGGCCGTGGGTGAGCCCCTCCCTCATCAGCACCCACACCACTACCAGACCACCGGGCGACTTTACGTAGACTCTCACTCGCCGTTCGTCCCCTATGGTGATCTACAACTACCCGACATCTACGCCTCTCACCCGGTCGCCTCGCCTCAGAACCAGCACCTTCCAGCCGGCCTCTCCCGACGGAAAAGGAGGTCCAAGAGTTTCCAGTGTGAGGAGGGGGAGttggagaggaggaaacacagggaCCAGGAGATGAACAACCAAAGTCCAGTCTGTCTGAGCGAGCTGAAAGCCAACCACCTCCAAGAAAACCACATCTCTGCCCCCAGCGTTGAAAGCATCTACTCAGGGGAGGTTGTGGGTCCTCGGGTGGAGAACTACGGCTCCTGGCCGCCAGAGGACCTCATGCTGAGAGGCAGACGCAGGCACCGCCGCCCCTCTTTCCTTAAAGCCACATGGGGCAGCGAGCAAATCCGTCAGCTCGACGAATCCCAGTCATCCCTGTCCAGCCAATCACCTTCCACCCTGCCAGACCTGTTCCCATGCATTCTCACACCAACCACGCCCGCCAAGGCCTACAACCCCGCCCACCTTCGAAACAACCTGTGCCTCTCACGGAACCAGGCCTACCTCCACATCAGGGAGGACCAGAGGAGGCCCAATGGCCGTAAGGGCCAGAGGCTGCGCTACTCCCACTCCACACACCTGCCCACGTATGGAGAAGCAGTGCGACATGGGACTGGGTTTGGACGGGGGATGGTGCGGAGGGCTACCAGCTTGCTCAGCAGACAGTACGCCCACTACCTGAACTCATATCCAGGACTACCCCTCTACCACGGCCCACTGGACCTACAGCACCACAGCCAGGCTTCCAGCAACCCCAGCCCAGTGTGCCAGCTGCTGGCctgcggcggcggcgggcgATGCGGGGGCCAGCGGGCACTGCTTTACCAGGACAGTGTATATGGGGGCTACGGGGTCTATCAGGGGTCCCAGACTGGTTTAGAGGCACAGGGATGCCAGGGAGCGGGGGGCCAGCCTGCAGGGAGCCCCTGTGTTCTCCGCCCCTGGCGACGGGTGTCCAGCCTGGAGTCTGAGGTCTGA